The Natronolimnobius baerhuensis DNA segment TCGAGAGCGGCGTCTCGCTCTGGGGGAGTGAGCGACTCATCGCCCGGTTCGGCTCCCTGCGTCTCATCAGTGGAACGCGGCGCGTGCTCACACCACCGCAAGAACGCACGGCGAGCAGTTCCCTCGCCGCCGGTGCGTACCTGCCAGTGATACCAGTTGCGAACGTATGGCTCGAGGTCGTCAAGACCAGTCAGTACGTCACGGAGAACGGCGGCCTCGAGTCCGTCGCGTTCGATAGTCGGCGTTGAGAGCGTGTAGGTCTCCTCACCATCGGACTCGAGTCGAATGCCATCGAACGCGACTGGGCCATCGTCTGCGTGCTCGAGGAGTGTGTCGACAGCAGTTTCGAGGGCAGTCATGAGTCAGTCACCGGCTTTCCGTTTGTCCGCGCGTGACTCGAGTCGGACTCGGGCGCTCCGGCGTCGTTGTGCGTTGTGTCCCGCCGAATGCGCTCGAGTGCATCACCAAGCGTTGCGCCCGCGTCGGAGGCACGCTCGAGGAGGACGTCCGCGAGGAGGGGTTCGGTGCCGACCGCGCCAGCGTACCAGATGCGGTGGCCGTCGACCGTACTTGGGACGTCCCAGCCGAGTCGGTAATCGTCAGTGAGGCCCATGTCTTCGGGAATGTCCTCCTGAGTATGGTAGCCGTCGGCGATAAAGAGCGGGACGACGACGATATCGTCGGTTTCGAAGTACTCCGTCACGTCGTCGACCTCGGGCTCCTCGTCCATGAACAGTGCCTGGACCGCGTCGAATCGGTCGCGCTCGCGGATGCGCTCGGTGTGGTACTCGATTGCCTTCGCGGAGTTTTCGTTCCGGTCGGTCCCGTGACCGACGACCGCGAGGCCAACCCCCTCGCCGACGTCGTGATCACCCGTCACCGTCTCAGCGCGCTGGACGATTACGTCCGTCATCGAATCGTGGGTGCCGACCGGCCCACAGTAGTGGACCGTCTTCTCGGCGTCGCCGACCTCGAGCGTTACCTCCGTTGCGCTCGTCCCGTCTGAATCCCATTTTTCGGGGTTCCAGCCCTCGAGTCGCAGTTCTCGAGGAATCACCTGCTCGGTGAAGTAGCCCTCGCTGATAAACAGCGGGACGACAAAGATTTCTTCGGACTCGAGGGTTCGGATGACCTCGCGAAAGTGTGGTTCTTCCTTCCAGAACGTTTCGCGAACCTCGTCGAACGCGCCCGTCTCGCGGACGGTATCTGCGTGAGCATAGGTCGGGTCCGAAGCATCCGGATTCAGGTGCGATCCGTGCGCCGCGATGACCAGCGCCTGCATACGACCCCGTTCGGACGCAGTCGGTTTATACCCACTGACGCCGCCAAATCTGACGCCCTCGAGGCGACCAGCGGGGAGCCTCCGTCACTCGAGTCCGAGCCAACGCCGGCTGCTGAGCCTGCAGACTAAGTGAAATTGGGGTTCGGGTTCAGACGTGGACACGGTTTTCATCGTCTTCGTCAGTGCTCGACGCTGAATTCGGCGCGAGCCTCACAGGTGGCTTCTTGTGCTCGCAGTTGTGCAACGGCAGTGTATGCGCCTGGCTGTGGATCCGGCCACTCGCCGTCGTAGGTCGCTGATTCTCCGGGTTCGAGTCGATCCGAACTGAGCAGTTGCATGAACGCCTGGCCCTCCGTAAAACGCCAGACCTCCTGCCCCCCATCGTAGACGATAAACTCGGCCGACGCGGCATCTGCAAACTGCACCTCGAGCGGCTCTGAGCCAGTGTTCGTGATGGTGAACACAAACTCGACGGGTGCCCCATCATCTTCCGTACGCCTCGTCTCGAGTGCTCCCTCGAGTGTCATACCATCCGTCCAACGGACCGCGGTAAGTCAGTTCCGGGGCGGCTCAGTCGGGTGTGTCGGGTACTCGAGACGCGCCATCTATGCCTGAGATTATCATGCACATATTTTATGTAGATAGCTGACCGAGACTGAATCGTCACCGGACGATAGCAAGGCTGGTGAACGGCTGGGCAACGCATCGCGTGTAACCACTCGAGGGACGAGCCACGCCTCCGCTGGATGGATTTCTACGGGGCGGAGCCGAGCACATTCTTGCGTGGCTCGCTTTTACACCCGTCACTGTATCCCGGTAGCGATATCCCGGTCTGGACCGAACATCGGCTGTGCAATGCGTTGGCTACGAGCCGAGCGGTCGCGGGTCGGCGCTGGTTCTCACTACCGCTGACGACGACGGCTTCGAGCGCCAGACACTCGAGGCGGGGACCAGCCTGTCCTATACGCTCGGAGAGCGCCACTGTGCGGGCGTCATCGACGGTGAGGAACACATCGCCTGTGACAGACCGTCAGCGCCCTACTGTGAATTCCATACGAGTACTTGGGTCTGTGCCCGCTGTACCGGCACTTGCCTGAAAGACGAGATGGACTGTTACGAGGACCACGCCGTCTATATCGCCGCGTTCGGCCCCGATACGTTCAAAGTCGGCGTCACCAAACTGTGGCGACTCGAGACCCGTCTCCGCGAGCAGGGAGCCGACCGCGCGGCCCACATCCACACAGTTTCGAACGGCCGTATCGCCCGCGAACTCGAGGCCGAACTCGCTACCCGACTCACGGATCGCGTGCGAACCGGCCCGAAAATCGCCTCGCTCGCAAGCCCAGTCGATCTCGAGGCCTGGGAGCGAACGCTCGAGTCACTCGAGACCGACGTTCTCGAACGATTCTCATTTGAATATGGACTCGACCTCGAGACACAGCCGGTCGCGGAGACGCTCGCGTCGGGCACCGTCGTCGGCGTCAAGGGCCGAGTGCTTGTGCTCGAGCGCGCCGGGACGACCTACGCCGTCGATATGCGCGACCTCGTGGGCTACGAACTGGCAGACGGAGCAACAGACCGCAGTTTGCAGTCGTCGCTTGGCTCGTTCGGGTAGCAGTGGAGAGTAGCATGCTGTTATCCGACAGAATATTGTACAAATACTGCATTTATGCTGGGGAAGCAGTTACTGAATCCGCCAGATACGCATCTGAAATATGTCGAAAGTGCCCCGCGGAATACAGCGTGCAAGTGTGGGACGGAGGGAGAGACGGTCTGTGATGAGTAGTGATGGACCAGGTAGCTATTCTACCCAATAGTCAACACTTGATCAGCGGTCGTAACAACGTCAAGAAGATCAGTCATAGTTGAGATTGGACAGATCTCACTCTCGTCACTATTCCGGATTTCTAAGCAGGTTCCA contains these protein-coding regions:
- a CDS encoding BsuPI-related putative proteinase inhibitor, with protein sequence MTLEGALETRRTEDDGAPVEFVFTITNTGSEPLEVQFADAASAEFIVYDGGQEVWRFTEGQAFMQLLSSDRLEPGESATYDGEWPDPQPGAYTAVAQLRAQEATCEARAEFSVEH
- a CDS encoding CbiX/SirB N-terminal domain-containing protein — protein: MQALVIAAHGSHLNPDASDPTYAHADTVRETGAFDEVRETFWKEEPHFREVIRTLESEEIFVVPLFISEGYFTEQVIPRELRLEGWNPEKWDSDGTSATEVTLEVGDAEKTVHYCGPVGTHDSMTDVIVQRAETVTGDHDVGEGVGLAVVGHGTDRNENSAKAIEYHTERIRERDRFDAVQALFMDEEPEVDDVTEYFETDDIVVVPLFIADGYHTQEDIPEDMGLTDDYRLGWDVPSTVDGHRIWYAGAVGTEPLLADVLLERASDAGATLGDALERIRRDTTHNDAGAPESDSSHARTNGKPVTDS
- a CDS encoding DUF2797 domain-containing protein yields the protein MQCVGYEPSGRGSALVLTTADDDGFERQTLEAGTSLSYTLGERHCAGVIDGEEHIACDRPSAPYCEFHTSTWVCARCTGTCLKDEMDCYEDHAVYIAAFGPDTFKVGVTKLWRLETRLREQGADRAAHIHTVSNGRIARELEAELATRLTDRVRTGPKIASLASPVDLEAWERTLESLETDVLERFSFEYGLDLETQPVAETLASGTVVGVKGRVLVLERAGTTYAVDMRDLVGYELADGATDRSLQSSLGSFG